In Mesorhizobium sp. 113-3-3, a genomic segment contains:
- the cpaB gene encoding Flp pilus assembly protein CpaB, whose amino-acid sequence MIGIAAVFGAISIFAADFWVKSQAKADAEEKTASIAAPAPPRIEFKTIVVANAPLRYGMELDRTKLIEIPWPEDSLPQGAFATIDGLLGEGNRIVLSPIEVNEPVLLTKLSGPNGRATLSNMLTPGMRAVTIRTDEIAGVGGFVTPGDRVDVVLTRDAGEIQEVAKNAQGAAGSTITSEIVVADAKVLSVGQGADERQTTPQITNSVTIEVTTEGAQKVALARTVGTLSLSLRSASEGGDGKNGVTTISSFGGSVAAKAQAAAGSLFDAMTKEPEKPKFKTIIVTRGTKAEEYQVPARDQK is encoded by the coding sequence ATGATCGGTATCGCCGCCGTTTTCGGCGCGATCTCGATCTTTGCCGCGGATTTCTGGGTCAAGAGCCAGGCCAAGGCCGATGCCGAGGAGAAGACGGCGTCGATCGCCGCTCCGGCACCGCCCAGGATCGAGTTCAAGACCATCGTGGTTGCGAACGCGCCGTTGCGCTACGGCATGGAGCTCGACCGCACGAAGCTGATCGAAATCCCCTGGCCGGAGGATTCCTTGCCGCAAGGCGCCTTTGCCACCATCGATGGATTGCTCGGCGAGGGCAATCGCATCGTGCTCTCGCCGATCGAGGTCAACGAACCGGTGCTGCTGACCAAGCTGTCGGGGCCGAACGGCCGCGCGACGCTCTCCAACATGCTGACGCCCGGAATGCGGGCCGTGACCATCCGCACCGACGAGATCGCCGGTGTCGGCGGCTTTGTCACGCCGGGCGACCGCGTCGATGTGGTGCTGACGCGCGATGCCGGCGAGATCCAGGAAGTCGCCAAGAACGCGCAAGGCGCGGCCGGCTCGACCATCACCTCCGAGATCGTCGTTGCCGACGCCAAGGTGCTGAGCGTCGGCCAGGGCGCCGACGAGCGCCAGACGACGCCGCAGATCACCAATTCCGTGACCATCGAAGTGACGACCGAAGGCGCGCAGAAAGTGGCGCTCGCCCGTACCGTCGGTACGCTGTCGCTGTCACTGCGCTCCGCCAGCGAAGGCGGTGACGGCAAGAACGGCGTCACCACCATCTCTTCCTTTGGCGGATCGGTGGCGGCCAAGGCTCAGGCCGCGGCAGGCTCGCTGTTCGATGCGATGACCAAGGAGCCGGAGAAGCCAAAATTCAAGACGATCATCGTGACGCGCGGCACGAAGGCCGAGGAATATCAGGTTCCTGCGCGAGACCAAAAGTAA
- a CDS encoding CpaF family protein, with product MTSRFSTLQNRDARPQRPADSAPVAHHAVVIPTSRKALPAKPDVAPAKSANKVLDARVRIHRMLLEEINLVALERLPKEEMRRQVHDFVSEKTRQERMAINTVELEALVDDIVDEMVGLGPLEPLLKDPDINDILINGHQNCFIEKKGKLQQVHIPFKDEAHLLRIINKIVAAVGRRVDESQPMVDARMLDGSRFNAAIRPVGVDGPLVSIRKFSKNKLGLHKLVEFGAITQNMAEVLAAAVHARKTTIISGGTGTGKTTMLNALSAFIPEDERLITIEDAAELQLQQPHVARMETRPANIEGHGELKQRDLVKNALRMRPDRVILGECRGEEAFDMLQAMNTGHEGSMATIHANTPRDAISRLEQMLGMTGMPMTVQSIRSQIASAIDIIVQLTRLSDGKRKVTSVAEVTGMEGDVIQMQEIFRFVRTGMDADGGILGYYEATGIRPRFLEDLRAMGIDFPGRYFEPGRPQE from the coding sequence ATGACCAGCCGTTTTTCCACCCTGCAGAACCGCGACGCGCGTCCGCAGCGTCCGGCAGACTCTGCGCCGGTCGCGCATCATGCGGTCGTCATCCCAACGAGCCGGAAGGCTTTGCCGGCAAAGCCTGATGTCGCGCCGGCAAAGAGCGCCAACAAGGTGCTCGATGCGCGCGTGCGCATTCACCGCATGCTGCTCGAAGAAATCAACCTGGTGGCGCTGGAGCGTTTGCCCAAGGAGGAAATGCGCCGGCAGGTGCATGATTTCGTTTCGGAAAAAACCCGCCAGGAGCGGATGGCGATCAACACCGTCGAACTCGAAGCGCTGGTCGACGATATCGTCGACGAGATGGTCGGTCTTGGCCCGCTCGAGCCGCTGCTCAAGGATCCGGACATCAACGACATCCTGATCAACGGCCACCAGAACTGCTTCATCGAAAAGAAGGGCAAGCTGCAGCAGGTCCATATCCCGTTCAAGGATGAGGCGCATCTGCTTAGAATCATTAATAAAATCGTCGCCGCGGTTGGCCGCCGCGTCGACGAATCGCAACCGATGGTCGATGCCCGCATGCTGGATGGCTCGCGCTTCAACGCGGCCATCCGCCCTGTCGGCGTCGACGGGCCGCTGGTGTCGATCCGCAAATTCTCCAAGAACAAGCTCGGTCTGCACAAGCTGGTCGAATTCGGCGCCATCACCCAGAACATGGCCGAAGTGCTGGCGGCGGCGGTGCACGCCCGCAAGACGACGATCATTTCGGGCGGCACCGGCACCGGCAAGACGACGATGCTCAACGCGCTGTCGGCCTTCATTCCCGAGGACGAGCGGCTGATCACCATCGAGGACGCGGCCGAACTTCAGCTGCAGCAGCCGCATGTCGCGCGCATGGAAACGCGCCCCGCCAACATCGAGGGGCATGGCGAACTGAAGCAACGCGACCTCGTCAAGAACGCGCTGCGCATGCGTCCCGACCGCGTCATCCTCGGCGAGTGCCGCGGCGAGGAGGCCTTCGACATGCTGCAGGCGATGAACACCGGCCATGAAGGGTCGATGGCGACCATCCACGCCAACACGCCGCGCGACGCCATTTCGCGCCTCGAACAGATGCTGGGCATGACCGGGATGCCGATGACTGTGCAGTCGATCCGCAGCCAGATCGCCAGCGCCATCGACATCATCGTCCAGCTGACCCGGCTTTCCGACGGCAAGCGCAAGGTGACGAGCGTCGCAGAGGTAACCGGCATGGAAGGCGACGTCATCCAGATGCAGGAGATCTTCCGCTTCGTGCGCACCGGCATGGATGCCGATGGCGGCATTCTCGGCTATTACGAGGCGACGGGCATCCGGCCGCGCTTCCTGGAGGATCTGCGCGCCATGGGCATCGACTTTCCCGGACGCTATTTCGAACCCGGCCGGCCGCAGGAGTAA
- a CDS encoding type II secretion system F family protein: MQGFIEFLASLAPTSLTPVAILLLALGSGAVAWPMVAAKGDRNDVKRRLKVDHGAVAARPEPLQKKNADVVREKAVKRAQEFYAKSDPENVARLRMKLIQAGYMEPRAVGTFFIIRFSALLGTAIGAFVLNQWLASPEATMTSRWAFVILSGVAGYFLPGLVLTQQVREKMREYRNGFPDFMDLMIVCSDAGMSMEAGIERVSKELAKTYPALSQNLQLVSLELRAGRSLDDALKALADRLSLDEVRSFATLLQQSKELGTSLSGALRVFSDEMRHKRMSLAEEKAHALPAKMSIPVTVCILPVVLMIAIIPIIVKMTGSH, from the coding sequence ATGCAGGGCTTCATCGAGTTCCTCGCTTCGCTTGCGCCGACCTCGCTGACGCCGGTGGCGATCCTGCTTTTGGCCTTGGGCAGCGGCGCGGTGGCCTGGCCGATGGTGGCGGCGAAGGGCGACCGCAATGACGTGAAGCGCCGGCTCAAGGTCGACCATGGCGCCGTGGCCGCGAGGCCGGAGCCGCTGCAGAAGAAGAACGCCGATGTCGTGCGCGAAAAAGCAGTGAAGCGGGCGCAGGAATTCTATGCCAAGAGCGATCCGGAAAATGTCGCCCGGTTGCGCATGAAGCTGATCCAGGCCGGGTACATGGAGCCGCGCGCCGTCGGCACGTTCTTCATCATACGCTTCTCGGCGCTGCTCGGCACCGCGATCGGCGCCTTTGTCCTCAACCAGTGGCTGGCCAGCCCCGAAGCGACGATGACCAGCCGGTGGGCATTCGTCATCCTGTCGGGCGTGGCCGGCTATTTCCTGCCCGGTCTGGTGCTGACCCAGCAGGTGCGGGAGAAGATGCGCGAGTATCGCAACGGCTTTCCCGACTTCATGGATCTGATGATCGTCTGCTCGGATGCCGGCATGAGCATGGAGGCCGGCATCGAGCGCGTCTCGAAGGAACTCGCCAAGACCTATCCTGCGCTCAGCCAGAATTTGCAGCTGGTGTCACTTGAACTGAGGGCCGGACGCAGCCTCGATGACGCGCTGAAGGCACTCGCCGACCGCCTCAGCCTGGATGAGGTGCGCTCGTTCGCGACGCTCTTGCAGCAGTCGAAGGAACTCGGTACCAGCCTGTCCGGCGCGCTGCGCGTCTTCTCCGACGAAATGCGCCACAAGCGCATGTCGCTGGCCGAGGAAAAGGCGCACGCCTTGCCGGCCAAGATGTCGATACCGGTGACAGTGTGCATCCTGCCGGTGGTGCTGATGATCGCGATCATACCGATCATCGTCAAGATGACGGGCAGCCATTAG
- a CDS encoding type II and III secretion system protein family protein: protein MRTLFRVTGRLRFGCTLAMAVALAASGTLALPGTAKADNEIVYVSATKNASIKVAKGKPKTIVTSAAFYQIVIGDPEIANVNPLTDKSFYVLGNNLGTTGIALFDEKKQLVGTVDIEVTLDTDQLASTIRASVPDAKIKVGSANGRVVLSGEADDAVAAEKANKIASRFSGNEEVINSVNISSSQQVQLNVRFVEINRQAGQDLGAKYSANFAYGLGGRDVSIDPGTVPTAGTGEIIGRLLSNGVSIDIAIKALEERGLARRLAEPNLIARSGETASFLAGGEFPIPVSEDNGKISVSYKKYGVSLDFTPTVLKDGLVSLDIAPEVSSIDASASYNIGSISVPGFIVRRAKTSVDLKNGQSFMIAGLLQSQNDITTSRIPGLGKMPVLGALFSSKSYQRRETDLVIIVTPYLVKPVDPSKKMAEPTDGTQPASNVDYFLNNTEEVKASDGGRALALADGNAARTAPATTVGHFLDLPKD, encoded by the coding sequence ATGCGTACCCTATTTCGAGTGACGGGCCGGTTGCGCTTCGGGTGCACGCTGGCTATGGCGGTTGCGCTGGCTGCGAGCGGGACGCTCGCTCTGCCCGGCACGGCCAAGGCCGACAATGAAATCGTCTATGTCTCGGCGACCAAGAATGCGTCGATCAAGGTCGCCAAGGGCAAACCCAAGACGATCGTGACGAGTGCCGCCTTCTACCAGATCGTCATCGGCGATCCCGAGATCGCCAACGTCAATCCGCTGACCGACAAATCCTTCTACGTGCTCGGCAACAATCTCGGCACCACCGGCATTGCGCTGTTCGACGAGAAGAAGCAACTCGTCGGCACCGTCGACATCGAGGTGACGCTCGATACGGATCAACTGGCCAGCACCATCCGCGCCAGCGTGCCGGACGCCAAGATCAAGGTCGGTTCAGCCAATGGGCGTGTCGTGCTGTCGGGCGAGGCGGATGATGCGGTCGCCGCCGAAAAGGCAAACAAGATTGCCAGCCGTTTTTCCGGCAATGAGGAGGTTATCAATTCGGTCAACATCTCGTCGTCGCAGCAGGTTCAGCTCAATGTCCGCTTCGTCGAGATCAACCGTCAGGCAGGGCAGGACCTGGGCGCCAAATACAGCGCCAATTTCGCCTATGGCCTCGGCGGGCGCGATGTCTCCATAGATCCGGGAACCGTGCCGACGGCCGGCACCGGCGAAATCATCGGCCGTCTGCTGTCGAACGGCGTGTCGATCGATATCGCCATCAAGGCGCTGGAAGAGCGCGGCCTTGCCCGACGGCTGGCGGAACCGAACCTTATTGCCCGCTCCGGTGAGACAGCGAGCTTCCTCGCCGGCGGCGAATTCCCGATCCCGGTCTCGGAAGACAATGGCAAGATCTCTGTCAGCTACAAGAAATACGGCGTCAGCCTGGACTTCACGCCGACCGTGCTCAAGGACGGGCTGGTCAGCCTCGACATCGCGCCGGAAGTCTCTTCGATCGACGCGTCGGCCTCCTACAATATCGGCAGCATTTCGGTGCCGGGCTTCATCGTGCGCCGCGCCAAGACGTCGGTCGACCTGAAGAACGGCCAGAGCTTCATGATCGCCGGCCTGCTGCAGTCGCAGAACGACATCACCACGTCGCGCATTCCCGGTCTCGGCAAGATGCCGGTGCTCGGGGCGCTGTTCTCGTCGAAATCCTACCAGCGGCGCGAGACCGACCTCGTCATCATCGTCACGCCCTACCTGGTCAAGCCGGTCGATCCGTCGAAGAAGATGGCCGAACCGACCGATGGCACGCAGCCGGCCAGCAATGTCGACTATTTCCTCAACAACACCGAGGAAGTGAAGGCGTCTGACGGCGGTCGCGCGCTGGCGCTGGCCGATGGCAATGCCGCACGGACCGCTCCCGCCACCACGGTCGGGCACTTCCTCGACCTGCCGAAGGACTGA
- a CDS encoding AAA family ATPase has product MANGIKTKKILLVSTDRTFVQDTRTAFAASEIIQLSTVEKNVTELRGEVQEAEFGAIIVDMDAARLEEVESLQRIMRRLEGKAPVVVVTQEFNAAAVRILVQLKVADFLVKPITTADLVRSVVRALQGPGREENTESQIYTFMPAAGGVGTTTLALQTAFQLHHSVTRGASTCVVDLNFQQGACAEYLDLEPRFDITEIENQPERLDRQLLDVMLSKHASGLCVLAAPTHPAEMRSFKTDVVVRMLDLVSAYFDNVVIDMPRTWFPWTETVLLGSNKLYIVAEMTVPCLRHTQRLIQAVYETAGKEVKPNVIVNRFEQKMFDNGIKQADVQEILGEHFVGGIANNYRLVREAVDRGVPLHEIDPNANVVNDLKKIILPEEAVATGAKSKSLFGLGKSFLTRKAG; this is encoded by the coding sequence ATGGCAAACGGCATCAAGACCAAGAAGATCCTGCTCGTATCGACGGACAGGACCTTCGTGCAGGACACACGGACCGCATTCGCCGCCTCCGAGATCATCCAGCTCTCGACGGTGGAAAAGAATGTCACCGAACTGCGCGGCGAGGTCCAGGAGGCGGAGTTCGGCGCCATCATCGTCGACATGGACGCGGCGAGACTGGAGGAGGTCGAGTCGCTGCAGCGCATCATGCGTCGGCTGGAGGGCAAGGCGCCGGTGGTCGTGGTCACCCAGGAGTTCAATGCCGCCGCCGTGCGCATCCTGGTGCAGCTCAAGGTCGCGGACTTCCTGGTCAAGCCGATCACCACGGCCGATCTGGTGCGCTCGGTTGTGCGGGCCCTGCAAGGGCCGGGGCGCGAGGAAAACACCGAGTCGCAAATCTACACCTTCATGCCGGCCGCCGGCGGCGTCGGCACCACGACACTGGCGCTGCAGACCGCGTTCCAGCTGCATCACTCGGTGACGCGCGGCGCCTCGACCTGCGTGGTCGACCTCAATTTCCAGCAGGGCGCCTGCGCCGAATATCTCGACCTCGAACCGCGTTTCGACATCACCGAGATCGAGAACCAGCCCGAACGCCTCGACCGGCAGCTGCTCGACGTGATGCTGTCCAAGCATGCCAGCGGACTTTGCGTGCTGGCGGCGCCGACGCATCCGGCGGAGATGCGCTCGTTCAAGACCGATGTCGTGGTGCGAATGCTGGACCTCGTCTCGGCCTATTTCGACAATGTCGTCATCGACATGCCGCGCACCTGGTTTCCCTGGACGGAGACCGTGCTGCTGGGCTCCAACAAGCTCTATATCGTGGCCGAAATGACGGTGCCGTGCCTGCGCCATACGCAAAGGCTGATCCAGGCGGTCTACGAGACCGCCGGCAAGGAGGTGAAGCCGAATGTCATCGTCAACCGGTTCGAGCAGAAGATGTTCGACAACGGCATCAAGCAGGCGGACGTCCAGGAGATCCTTGGCGAGCATTTCGTCGGCGGCATTGCCAACAACTACCGGCTGGTGCGCGAGGCGGTCGATCGCGGCGTGCCGCTGCACGAGATCGATCCCAATGCCAACGTCGTCAATGATCTGAAGAAGATCATCCTGCCGGAGGAGGCCGTTGCGACCGGAGCCAAATCGAAGTCGCTGTTCGGCCTCGGCAAAAGCTTCTTGACGAGGAAGGCCGGATGA
- a CDS encoding type II secretion system F family protein, which produces MFDGLSAIYVVYAGAALTGIMIAEACYLLYAGRSDKRTAINRRMKLQENKISQEQVLIQLRKERGLDAGTSLFSPDRFRALRTQSGMIMPLSKFLMITSGVAMAMTLVAIWYGLPLLMGLLLFVVLLPLVPVMVMRSMRKRRLKRFGMQLPEALELITRGLKAGHPVPVAIAMVSREMPDPIGTEFGVIADEVTYGSDLVSALNSLFDRVGHEDLPLFITAVSIQSSSGGNLREILDGLALTIRERGKLRRKVRAISTEGRMSAYILTAIPALLFAGIMALMPGFYRDVWDEPKTWYLIGGSVTWLMLGNLMMFKMSNFRF; this is translated from the coding sequence GTGTTCGACGGGCTGAGCGCGATCTATGTCGTCTATGCGGGGGCAGCGCTCACCGGCATCATGATCGCCGAGGCCTGTTATCTCCTCTATGCCGGCCGCAGCGACAAGCGCACCGCCATCAACCGGCGCATGAAGCTGCAGGAAAACAAGATCAGCCAGGAGCAGGTGCTGATCCAGCTGCGCAAGGAGCGCGGCCTCGACGCCGGCACCTCGCTGTTCTCGCCGGACCGGTTCCGCGCGCTGCGCACGCAATCGGGCATGATCATGCCGCTGTCGAAATTCCTGATGATCACCTCGGGCGTGGCGATGGCCATGACCCTGGTCGCCATCTGGTATGGCTTGCCGCTGCTTATGGGGCTTCTGCTGTTCGTCGTGCTGCTGCCGCTGGTGCCGGTCATGGTGATGCGTTCCATGCGCAAGCGCCGGCTCAAGCGCTTCGGCATGCAGCTGCCCGAGGCGCTCGAACTGATCACGCGCGGCCTCAAGGCCGGTCACCCCGTGCCGGTGGCCATCGCCATGGTGTCGCGCGAAATGCCCGATCCGATCGGCACCGAGTTCGGCGTCATCGCCGATGAGGTGACCTATGGTTCCGATCTGGTCTCGGCGTTGAATTCGCTGTTCGACAGGGTCGGTCACGAGGATCTGCCGTTGTTCATTACTGCCGTCTCCATCCAGTCCAGTTCGGGCGGCAATCTGCGCGAGATCCTCGACGGGCTGGCGTTGACGATCCGCGAGCGCGGCAAGCTGCGCCGCAAGGTGCGCGCCATCTCCACCGAAGGCCGCATGTCGGCCTACATCCTGACGGCGATACCGGCGCTGTTGTTCGCCGGTATCATGGCGCTGATGCCGGGCTTCTACCGCGATGTCTGGGACGAGCCGAAAACCTGGTACCTGATCGGCGGCTCGGTGACCTGGCTGATGCTGGGCAATCTGATGATGTTCAAAATGTCGAATTTCAGGTTCTGA